The Mangrovibacterium diazotrophicum DNA window TCAAAATTCCGGTCGGGCGAATAAGCAACGACCATTTGGCTTAAGCCTTTTTTCCGCAGGTATTCAATGGTGTACCGAAACAATGCTTTCAACTCCGCAGGTGAGCAAGCTTTTGATCCCCACCAAAACCAACCGCCATCCATTTCGTGCCAAGGGCGAAAGATGAACGGAACCGGCTGACCTGCCTTGTCTTTCAAATCCAGGAAGAACGCAGCTATCCGATCCAATTGCTGATCAAATTGAGCGTGGTAAGTGCCACCGGGTAAAATGTGTTTGACAACGACTGAGTCTCCATGCCAGGCATTGATCGAGTCGATTGGAGAATGCGGGTGCCAGCTGAACGTATTAATCGCGCCGTGTTCGAAGCCCCAAACAGCCAATTCCTTCATTTTAGAGAATGGAACACTGTCCAGATTGACTTCGTGCCCCAACTCCAAACCACCCAACTCCCAGCCGAACAGTGCAGGATAATCTCCGGCCACGCGCTTAACATCTGATTCGCCATCAATGTATTCCCAGCCCACACCGTAAGCCAGATCGTCTTGATGTCCGAATAAAATCCCCTTTCCTTTTTTTGCCTGCAATTGCAGCACGATCGAATTTTCGGGTGCTGTTTTACTGACTGCCGAGCTGGTTGGTCCACAAGCAACCCAAGAACACGCGCCAACCAAAAGTGCCAGTGTGCCAAACACCATCCGTCTATTTTTTTTGTTCTCTCGCATCCTCTTGTTTCTAACTAAAGTTTGGTAACTATTTTACCTGAAGTTTCTCTTTTATAAATTCTGTCGCCGCCTCATGATAGGCTTGGCTGGCAGCGTGTCCGTAATCGGGACAAGCCATCCATTTTTTCTCCGACTGCACTTGGTTGAAGGCCGCGAAATTGGTGTGCGGAGGGCAAACATTATCCTGCACCCCCATACCCATATAAAGCGGACAGGTGATCCATTGCGCTAAATTTTTAATATCGAAATAGGAAAGCACATCGTAAACCTGTTCCCAGCTTGCCTCCGGATGCTCTTTCATATAGGTATCGAAATCACTTTTGGGCCAGGGCTCAATTTTGAAATAGTCGGGAAAATCAGACAAGAAAGGGATACTGGGTGTAGCAACCTTGACGCGCTTATCCAGTGAAGCAGCTGCAATTGATAAAGCTCCCCCTTGGCTTCCGCCGCGAACCGCAATGCGCGAAGCGTCAATCTCAGGACGGCTGCACACGAAATCCAGTGCGCGAACAACGTCCATGTAAGCACCGCGATAATAATAATTTTCTTTGCTGTCCAAGCCGTAAGTCACCCAGGTCCCGAAGCGGTTGGTTGGCAAATTCAGCGCTTGCCCGCGAATGGACAGCACATAATAAGCGAAGCCATCCCAAGTCTGAGTTGGCGGGTAAGGTCCCGAGCCATAACCCATGTATTCAACAATAACCGGGAACTTACCATCGCGTTTAGGCTTACCATAGTAGCCACGAATCAGTTCATTGTCGAGGGAATACATTTCAACCCAATAAATATCGTAGTCGAGTTTTGAATACTCGGGCTGCAAAGTCAGTTTATATTTGGGTGCTACTTTGGCGAGTTCTTGCAGATTGTCATCCCAAAAACTTCTTAAATCCTCTTTCGCATCAATGGGCGACTGAATTTTCTCCGGTTCAACGCCCAGGTTGAATTTCTTTGCCTCTCCTGTTTTGCCATTTCGCTTCACGAAAACCTGGTAGCGATAAAATCCGGGAGCTGCACCGGGATAGCTAAATTCCTGCGAGAAAGAATCCTGCCCTTCCAAATCGACAGCAACAGAATCGGTTTTAACCGGTTCGTAAGTGTCGGTCGTAATCGCGACATACAACATTCCCTGTACATCCGATTGATTGTGATTTTTCAGGTTGACCAGGATGCTCATTGGCTCGTCGCCCAGGAAAACCCAATCTGAATCCTGAACTTCAACATCAAGAATCAGTTTTTCATCAATGGTTGCAGAAGTCAGGCTTTGCGACATCCCTCCCAGGAAGCCACCGGTTCCCCAGCCATCATTAAATTTGATGGCAACCAGGTTTTCGCCGTCTTTTTTCACCAAACGTCCGTCGACAAAATAGTTTCGTTCTTCGTCGTGGTAACCTTTGTAGTCGGGCGGAAAACTGCTTGTTTTCCCAATAAGCTGCCCGTTAAAATAAACTTCGTCGGAACCTCCAAAACGTCCCAGGTGCAGCATTAATGCACCGGCCGACTCAAAAGCGTTTTTCAAACTATCCGACAAAACCACAGTTTGACGGTACCAGCCAAACGAATTCTCAGTTGTTTTACCCTGTTCCTTTAATTGTTTAAACGATGATACCGTATCCCAGGCTAAATCATTGTATTCAGAACTGGCCCACAGGCTATCCTTGCCCTCTCCAGGATTAAACATCCATTGTTCCGGGAGCGGTTGTGAAACAACCTTTTCATCTACTTTTACAAGATTCGTCTTGCAGGAAAACAGCATTGTGCTGATAACGATTGTGAACAAAAACAGTCTTGTCATTTTTTCTTCTTTTTTCGTTCGTTGCGCCGACATTTAGACGCAAAGAGTTCCGGTACTCCACAATATGGAGTAAAATCTAGATTCAGCCAAAAGGTTTCATCCTCAGAATCCGTCCTGAGCAACTGCCTTTTCGCCAAGCATATTTTTCAGTAGTTCGCCAAACGTATTCTCTTCA harbors:
- a CDS encoding glycoside hydrolase family 26 protein, which translates into the protein MRENKKNRRMVFGTLALLVGACSWVACGPTSSAVSKTAPENSIVLQLQAKKGKGILFGHQDDLAYGVGWEYIDGESDVKRVAGDYPALFGWELGGLELGHEVNLDSVPFSKMKELAVWGFEHGAINTFSWHPHSPIDSINAWHGDSVVVKHILPGGTYHAQFDQQLDRIAAFFLDLKDKAGQPVPFIFRPWHEMDGGWFWWGSKACSPAELKALFRYTIEYLRKKGLSQMVVAYSPDRNFDTPEEYLQWYPGDDIVDILGMDNYYDLGRVGGEKEAIRKIHIVIDLAKGKNKLAALTETGLELVSDSSWYSQTLGAVLKDSTVQKELSYVMVWRNDSKKHFFFPYPGHPAADDVKNLLDQPNILLLDEFNQLKK
- a CDS encoding acetylxylan esterase, whose protein sequence is MTRLFLFTIVISTMLFSCKTNLVKVDEKVVSQPLPEQWMFNPGEGKDSLWASSEYNDLAWDTVSSFKQLKEQGKTTENSFGWYRQTVVLSDSLKNAFESAGALMLHLGRFGGSDEVYFNGQLIGKTSSFPPDYKGYHDEERNYFVDGRLVKKDGENLVAIKFNDGWGTGGFLGGMSQSLTSATIDEKLILDVEVQDSDWVFLGDEPMSILVNLKNHNQSDVQGMLYVAITTDTYEPVKTDSVAVDLEGQDSFSQEFSYPGAAPGFYRYQVFVKRNGKTGEAKKFNLGVEPEKIQSPIDAKEDLRSFWDDNLQELAKVAPKYKLTLQPEYSKLDYDIYWVEMYSLDNELIRGYYGKPKRDGKFPVIVEYMGYGSGPYPPTQTWDGFAYYVLSIRGQALNLPTNRFGTWVTYGLDSKENYYYRGAYMDVVRALDFVCSRPEIDASRIAVRGGSQGGALSIAAASLDKRVKVATPSIPFLSDFPDYFKIEPWPKSDFDTYMKEHPEASWEQVYDVLSYFDIKNLAQWITCPLYMGMGVQDNVCPPHTNFAAFNQVQSEKKWMACPDYGHAASQAYHEAATEFIKEKLQVK